In Kineococcus sp. NBC_00420, a single genomic region encodes these proteins:
- the nrdR gene encoding transcriptional regulator NrdR, with amino-acid sequence MHCPFCRHEDSRVVDSRTTDDGSSIRRRRQCPNCSKRFSTVETASLAVIKRSGAPEPFSRAKIASGVRKACQGRPVSEDDIALLAHRVEEAVRAQGAAEIDAHQVGLATLPFLQELDEVAYLRFASVYQAFDSLSDFESAIDRLRAQRAASPLPPVETVPARG; translated from the coding sequence GTGCACTGCCCGTTCTGTCGGCACGAGGACTCTCGTGTCGTCGATTCCCGCACGACCGACGACGGCAGCTCGATCCGTCGTCGGCGGCAGTGTCCGAACTGCTCCAAGCGCTTCTCCACGGTCGAGACGGCGAGCCTCGCGGTCATCAAGCGTTCCGGTGCGCCGGAGCCGTTCAGTCGCGCCAAGATCGCCAGCGGAGTGCGCAAGGCCTGCCAGGGCCGGCCGGTGAGCGAGGACGACATCGCGCTGCTCGCTCACCGCGTCGAGGAAGCCGTCCGCGCCCAGGGTGCCGCCGAGATCGACGCCCACCAGGTGGGCCTCGCCACGTTGCCCTTCCTGCAGGAGCTCGACGAGGTCGCCTACCTGCGCTTCGCCTCCGTCTACCAGGCCTTCGATTCCCTCTCCGACTTCGAGTCGGCGATCGACCGCCTGCGGGCCCAGCGCGCCGCGTCACCGCTGCCCCCGGTCGAGACCGTGCCCGCCCGCGGCTGA
- a CDS encoding LysM peptidoglycan-binding domain-containing protein → MSATALALPVVARPLRPARRSIAVVRPRCAAARPVAPPRRPARTLRLTRRGRLVVTCTAATLLTGAVVAVTGALSSASAGVERTSAPPAAVLTVLPGQTLSQIAGQWSPGADWREVAGEIVQLNALPSMTLQAGQQLTMPEQG, encoded by the coding sequence GTGAGCGCCACCGCCCTCGCCCTGCCCGTCGTCGCACGCCCGCTCCGCCCTGCCCGCCGCAGCATCGCCGTCGTCCGTCCGCGCTGCGCCGCCGCCCGGCCCGTCGCGCCGCCTCGCCGCCCCGCCCGCACGCTGCGGCTGACTCGTCGGGGCCGTCTCGTGGTGACCTGCACGGCCGCCACGCTGCTCACCGGTGCCGTCGTCGCCGTGACGGGTGCGCTGTCCAGTGCCTCGGCCGGGGTGGAGCGCACCTCCGCGCCCCCGGCCGCGGTCCTGACGGTCCTCCCCGGCCAGACCCTGTCGCAGATCGCCGGTCAGTGGTCCCCGGGTGCGGACTGGCGCGAGGTGGCCGGTGAGATCGTCCAGCTCAACGCCCTCCCGTCCATGACCCTGCAGGCCGGACAACAGCTGACGATGCCCGAACAGGGCTGA
- a CDS encoding DUF2277 domain-containing protein, which yields MCRNIRQLHNFEPPATSEEVQAAALQYVRKVAGATRPSVRNQEAFDRAVAAVAHATQHLLEDLVTTAPPRDREVETARAKERSERRFAS from the coding sequence ATGTGTCGCAACATCCGTCAGCTGCACAACTTCGAGCCGCCCGCCACGTCGGAGGAGGTCCAGGCCGCGGCGCTGCAGTACGTGCGCAAGGTGGCCGGGGCGACCCGGCCGTCGGTGCGCAACCAGGAGGCGTTCGACCGGGCGGTGGCCGCCGTCGCGCACGCGACGCAGCACCTGCTCGAGGACCTGGTGACGACGGCGCCGCCCAGGGACCGGGAGGTCGAGACCGCGCGGGCGAAGGAACGCAGCGAACGGCGCTTCGCCTCCTGA
- a CDS encoding methyl-accepting chemotaxis protein codes for MKALRDLNVAPKLFAGFGVVCLLLAVVVAVGLNRLGSSQANLDTVSTSGVASVQTLGEVRTSFLTLRMDIVNAAINDDPKATEASLTKMGEDDTAYDQAWSAYQASSPATPAADRARIEDLVKQYRAARVELVTLVRNNDRAGFVARRSATTTPVTDQLLPLLATAAKHEKDAATAMATAGSADYHAAVVMLLVIGALALAIAVVVAVVISRSIARPLARTLTVVQGLAEGRLNQRVGSTTTDEVGRVGAALDVTMDRLNTTMRRISDSAATLAGSSEELTTVATQLSSGAEESATQTQVVAAATEEISANIGTVAAAGEEMTAAIREIASSTAEASSVSADAVSSASQASEILDRLSASSREIGDVVKLITSIAEQTNLLALNATIEAARAGEMGKGFAVVAGEVKELAQQTARATESITTRVAATQADATEAAFAIGGISEVIARIDGLQATIAAAVEEQSATTSEMVRNVTEVSSGSQEIALNISGIAAAADQTTAGATHTATTAGEVSRTANELSELVSHFTLA; via the coding sequence ATGAAGGCACTGCGCGATCTGAACGTCGCCCCCAAGCTCTTCGCCGGCTTCGGCGTCGTCTGCCTCCTGCTGGCCGTCGTCGTCGCCGTCGGCCTCAACCGCCTCGGCTCCTCGCAGGCCAACCTGGACACCGTCTCCACCAGCGGCGTGGCCTCGGTGCAGACGCTGGGCGAGGTCCGCACCTCCTTCCTCACCCTGCGGATGGACATCGTCAACGCCGCGATCAACGACGACCCGAAGGCCACCGAGGCGTCGCTGACCAAGATGGGCGAGGACGACACGGCCTACGACCAGGCGTGGAGCGCCTACCAGGCCTCCAGCCCGGCCACCCCGGCCGCGGACCGGGCCCGGATCGAAGACCTCGTCAAGCAGTACCGCGCGGCGCGGGTCGAGCTCGTGACACTGGTCCGCAACAACGACCGTGCCGGCTTCGTCGCCCGGCGCAGCGCCACGACGACCCCCGTCACCGACCAGCTGCTGCCGCTGCTGGCCACCGCGGCCAAGCACGAGAAGGACGCCGCGACCGCCATGGCCACCGCCGGCTCCGCCGACTACCACGCCGCCGTCGTGATGCTGCTGGTCATCGGCGCCCTCGCCCTCGCGATCGCCGTCGTCGTCGCCGTCGTCATCTCCCGCTCCATCGCCCGCCCCCTGGCCCGCACCCTCACCGTCGTGCAGGGCCTCGCCGAGGGGCGCCTGAACCAGCGCGTCGGCTCCACCACCACCGACGAGGTCGGCCGTGTCGGCGCTGCCCTCGACGTGACCATGGACCGCCTCAACACCACCATGCGCCGCATCTCCGACTCCGCCGCGACCCTCGCCGGCTCCTCCGAGGAACTGACCACCGTCGCCACCCAGCTCTCCTCCGGCGCCGAGGAATCCGCCACCCAGACCCAGGTCGTCGCCGCCGCCACCGAGGAGATCTCCGCCAACATCGGCACCGTCGCCGCGGCCGGGGAGGAGATGACCGCCGCGATCCGCGAGATCGCCTCCTCCACCGCCGAGGCCTCCTCGGTCTCCGCCGACGCCGTGTCCAGCGCGTCGCAGGCCTCGGAGATCCTGGACCGCCTCTCCGCCTCCTCCCGCGAGATCGGCGACGTCGTCAAGCTCATCACCTCCATCGCCGAGCAGACGAACCTCCTCGCCCTGAACGCCACCATCGAAGCCGCCCGCGCGGGGGAGATGGGCAAGGGCTTCGCCGTCGTCGCCGGGGAGGTGAAGGAACTGGCCCAGCAGACCGCTCGGGCCACGGAGTCCATCACCACGCGGGTGGCGGCCACCCAGGCTGACGCGACCGAGGCCGCGTTCGCCATCGGCGGCATCAGTGAGGTCATCGCCCGCATCGACGGGTTGCAGGCCACCATCGCGGCGGCGGTGGAGGAGCAGTCGGCCACGACCTCGGAGATGGTCCGCAACGTCACCGAGGTCTCCTCGGGGAGTCAGGAGATCGCGTTGAACATCTCCGGCATCGCCGCTGCGGCGGACCAGACCACGGCGGGGGCGACCCACACGGCCACCACCGCTGGTGAGGTCTCGCGCACCGCCAACGAACTCAGCGAGCTCGTCAGCCACTTCACCCTCGCCTGA
- the lexA gene encoding transcriptional repressor LexA, with amino-acid sequence MASIHHFPDGPYGRDGLTHRQRRVLAAIQECVEQRGYPPSMREIGQAVGLTSPSSVAHQVKTLEKLGYLRKDPRRPRTLEVVSPASARGTIDGFEATAADGRPRPRYVPVVGRIAAGGPILAEELVEDVFALPAQLVGAGEHFMLKVVGESMIDAAICDGDWVVVRQQPTAENGDVVAAMIDGEATVKVLQRKDGHVQLMPRNPLFAPIDGDEATILGKVTAVLRSL; translated from the coding sequence ATGGCCTCGATCCACCACTTCCCCGACGGTCCCTACGGCCGCGACGGGCTCACCCACCGCCAACGTCGGGTGCTCGCCGCCATCCAGGAGTGCGTCGAGCAGCGGGGTTACCCGCCGAGCATGCGCGAGATCGGTCAGGCCGTCGGCCTCACCAGCCCCAGCAGCGTCGCGCACCAGGTGAAGACCCTCGAGAAGCTGGGTTACCTGCGCAAGGACCCACGCCGTCCGCGGACCCTCGAGGTGGTCTCGCCGGCGTCGGCCCGCGGCACCATCGACGGGTTCGAGGCCACCGCGGCCGACGGCCGCCCGCGTCCGCGCTACGTCCCGGTCGTCGGCCGGATCGCCGCCGGTGGCCCGATCCTCGCCGAGGAGCTGGTCGAGGACGTCTTCGCGCTCCCCGCGCAGCTCGTCGGCGCCGGCGAGCACTTCATGCTCAAGGTCGTCGGGGAGTCGATGATCGACGCCGCCATCTGCGACGGCGACTGGGTGGTCGTGCGCCAGCAGCCGACGGCCGAGAACGGTGACGTCGTGGCCGCCATGATCGACGGCGAGGCGACGGTGAAGGTGCTGCAGCGCAAGGACGGTCACGTCCAGCTGATGCCCCGCAACCCCCTCTTCGCCCCGATCGACGGCGACGAGGCGACGATCCTCGGCAAGGTCACGGCCGTGCTGCGAAGCCTCTGA
- a CDS encoding aspartate/glutamate racemase family protein, with protein sequence MATVGFLHTAHAHVRAFRDLLNERDDTVADRHLVDTGLLTTARDRGIDSVRPALADRLRRLVGEGADVVVCTCSTVGPTAKAVGAEMGLRVVRVDRPMAEAAVLAGRRIAVVSSLAEAAATVLPLLRECAETTGRAVQLIEVRCPDTWSSFESGDVLTYTTGVAEAVRTQVRALDPPVDVVVLAQASMVDAAPLLRDLHVPVLTSPRLAIEAAVELVTSLRGFAARP encoded by the coding sequence GTGGCCACCGTCGGCTTCCTGCACACCGCGCACGCCCACGTGCGCGCCTTCCGCGATCTCCTGAACGAGCGGGACGACACCGTCGCCGACCGTCACCTCGTCGACACGGGCCTGCTCACCACGGCGCGGGACCGCGGGATCGACAGCGTCCGTCCGGCGTTGGCCGACCGGCTGCGCCGACTGGTGGGGGAGGGCGCGGACGTCGTCGTGTGCACCTGCTCGACCGTCGGCCCGACGGCCAAGGCCGTCGGCGCCGAGATGGGTCTGCGCGTCGTCCGGGTCGACCGTCCGATGGCCGAGGCCGCCGTCCTGGCCGGGCGGCGGATCGCGGTCGTGAGCTCGCTGGCCGAGGCCGCGGCGACCGTGCTGCCGCTGCTGCGCGAGTGCGCGGAGACCACCGGTCGGGCCGTGCAGCTGATCGAGGTCCGCTGCCCGGACACCTGGTCGTCCTTCGAGTCCGGTGACGTCCTGACCTACACGACCGGGGTCGCGGAGGCCGTCCGGACCCAGGTGCGGGCGCTCGACCCACCCGTGGACGTCGTCGTCCTGGCGCAGGCGAGCATGGTCGACGCCGCGCCGTTGCTGCGCGACCTGCACGTGCCGGTCCTCACCTCGCCCCGGTTGGCGATCGAGGCGGCCGTCGAACTGGTGACCTCGCTCAGAGGCTTCGCAGCACGGCCGTGA
- a CDS encoding ATP-dependent DNA helicase: protein MSASTDTPASAPGEVEGPEAAHLLDVVVDALGGQRREGQARMAQAVTDAIRTRRHLLVQAGTGTGKSMAYLVPAVAHAVHADRRVVITTATLALQAQVVERDLPRLAAAIAPQLHREPTWELLKGRSNYLCRNKIDGGFPADEGALFDIAAPTSDASAGGDGRLGREVVRLREWAETTTSGDRDELDPGVSDRAWKQVSVSARECLGSQRCPVAAECFSERVRARARTVDVVVTNHAMTAIDALESGGQLLPEHDVLVVDEAHELADRVTAVATAELSASVLHAASRRLRRSAGIVSEHLDDAAIALEAALEDAPPGRLDRWPDQLADAVVAVRDAARTALSDLKDASEGQGKEEDAESRGARHLARAAVQDVFSVAERLAEDVGRGAQDSYDVAWVTAGFGPASRAPSLHIAPLSVAGLLREKLFAERTVVATSATLTLGGSFDPVAGAFGLKGEKGSKTPWTGVDVGSPFDYPKQGILYVARHLPPPGRAGSTDAVYDELAALVEAAGGRTLGLFSSRKGAEEAAEALRKRLGTPILCQGDDRLPKLVRDFTDDPATSLFGTMSLWQGVDVPGPSCSLVVIDRIPFPRPDDPLMSARARAVDAAGGNGFVSVSAAHAAVRLAQGAGRLIRATGDRGVVAVLDSRLATARYGGFLRDSLPDFWSTTSTPTVLEALRRLGSGG, encoded by the coding sequence GTGAGTGCTTCGACCGACACCCCCGCGTCAGCCCCCGGCGAGGTCGAGGGTCCCGAAGCCGCCCACCTGCTCGACGTCGTCGTCGACGCGCTCGGCGGTCAGCGCCGCGAGGGGCAGGCACGGATGGCCCAGGCCGTCACCGACGCGATCCGCACCCGTCGTCACCTGCTCGTCCAGGCCGGTACCGGCACCGGCAAGTCGATGGCCTACCTCGTGCCCGCCGTCGCGCACGCCGTGCACGCCGACCGTCGCGTGGTCATCACGACCGCCACGCTCGCCCTGCAGGCCCAGGTCGTGGAACGCGACCTGCCGCGCCTGGCCGCGGCGATCGCCCCGCAGCTGCACCGCGAACCCACCTGGGAGCTCCTCAAGGGGCGGTCCAACTACCTCTGCCGCAACAAGATCGACGGCGGCTTCCCCGCCGACGAGGGCGCGCTCTTCGACATCGCCGCGCCCACCAGCGACGCCTCCGCCGGGGGTGACGGCCGGCTGGGCCGTGAGGTCGTCCGGTTGCGCGAGTGGGCGGAGACGACCACGAGCGGCGACCGCGACGAGCTCGACCCCGGGGTCAGCGACCGGGCGTGGAAGCAGGTCTCGGTCTCCGCCCGCGAGTGCCTGGGGTCCCAGCGCTGCCCGGTCGCGGCCGAGTGCTTCTCCGAACGGGTCCGGGCCCGCGCGCGCACCGTCGACGTCGTCGTCACCAACCACGCCATGACGGCCATCGACGCCCTCGAGAGCGGGGGCCAGTTGCTGCCCGAGCACGACGTCCTCGTCGTCGACGAGGCCCACGAGCTGGCCGACCGGGTGACGGCGGTCGCGACGGCGGAGCTGTCCGCCTCGGTGCTGCACGCGGCCTCGCGTCGGCTGCGCCGCTCCGCCGGGATCGTCTCGGAACACCTCGACGACGCGGCCATCGCCCTCGAGGCCGCCCTCGAGGATGCGCCCCCCGGGCGCCTGGACCGCTGGCCGGACCAGCTCGCCGACGCCGTCGTCGCCGTCCGGGACGCGGCCCGGACCGCGCTGAGCGACCTCAAGGACGCCTCCGAAGGGCAGGGCAAGGAGGAGGACGCCGAGTCCCGCGGGGCGCGTCACCTGGCCCGGGCCGCCGTCCAGGACGTGTTCTCCGTCGCCGAGCGCCTCGCGGAGGACGTCGGTCGGGGCGCCCAGGACAGCTACGACGTCGCCTGGGTGACCGCGGGTTTCGGCCCGGCCTCCCGTGCGCCGTCCCTGCACATCGCACCCCTGTCGGTGGCGGGTCTGCTGAGGGAGAAGCTGTTCGCCGAACGCACCGTCGTCGCGACCTCGGCGACACTGACCCTCGGTGGCTCCTTCGACCCCGTCGCGGGCGCCTTCGGCCTCAAGGGGGAGAAGGGCTCGAAGACGCCGTGGACGGGGGTCGACGTGGGCAGCCCCTTCGACTACCCGAAGCAGGGGATCCTCTACGTCGCCCGGCACCTGCCGCCGCCGGGGCGGGCGGGTTCCACCGACGCCGTCTACGACGAGCTCGCCGCACTGGTCGAGGCGGCCGGGGGACGGACCCTCGGGCTGTTCTCCAGCCGCAAGGGAGCCGAGGAGGCCGCCGAGGCGCTGCGCAAGCGACTGGGGACCCCGATCCTCTGCCAGGGCGACGACCGGTTGCCCAAGCTCGTCCGGGACTTCACCGACGATCCCGCGACCTCGCTGTTCGGGACGATGTCGCTGTGGCAGGGCGTCGACGTGCCGGGACCCAGCTGTTCCCTCGTCGTCATCGACCGCATCCCCTTCCCCCGACCCGACGACCCCCTCATGTCGGCCCGCGCGCGGGCCGTCGACGCGGCCGGCGGCAACGGGTTCGTGTCCGTCTCGGCGGCCCACGCCGCGGTGCGCCTCGCCCAGGGGGCGGGGCGGTTGATCCGGGCCACCGGTGACCGCGGTGTCGTCGCGGTGCTCGACTCGCGGCTCGCGACGGCCCGCTACGGCGGGTTCCTGCGCGACAGCCTGCCCGACTTCTGGTCCACCACCTCGACCCCCACCGTGCTGGAGGCGTTGCGGCGTCTGGGTAGCGGTGGCTGA
- the hflX gene encoding GTPase HflX: MNHRPASATPESAEPEDTTSERDREFDRAIARILRGHDGPGGDNGDAPAEETDEHSSFDGEQLDLADRRALRRAAGLSTELTDVTEVEYRQLRLERVVLAGVWSSADSNRAAAEVSLQELSALAATAGSDVLAGVMQRRATPDVATYLGSGKAAALADLVAAEGADTVICDGELSASQRRGLEDIVKVKVVDRTAVILDIFAQHAKSREGKAQVELAQLEYLLPRLRGWGESMSRQAGGRVAGGAGIGSRGPGETKIELDRRRIRNRMAKLRREIKGMGTARDEKRSLRHARAVPSVSIAGYTNAGKSSLLNRLTGAGVLVENALFATLDPTVRRAQTPEGRPYTLADTVGFVRSLPHQLVEAFRSTLEEVAESDLVLHVVDGSHPDPEGQLAAVRSVLADVNAQDVPELVAINKADVADPEVLQRLLRKEKNSIAVSARTGEGIEELLARVSSMLPVPDVEMDVVVPYDRGELVNRVHTTGQVLSEEHTAEGTRMLARVRPRLAAELEQYKLSRTA; this comes from the coding sequence ATGAACCACCGCCCCGCTTCCGCGACACCGGAGTCCGCGGAACCCGAAGACACCACCAGCGAACGCGACCGCGAGTTCGACCGGGCCATCGCCCGCATCCTGCGGGGACACGACGGCCCTGGCGGTGACAACGGGGACGCGCCGGCGGAGGAGACGGACGAGCACTCCAGCTTCGACGGCGAGCAGCTCGACCTCGCCGACCGCCGGGCCCTGCGCCGGGCCGCGGGTCTCTCCACCGAACTCACCGACGTCACCGAGGTCGAGTACCGGCAGCTGCGCCTGGAACGGGTCGTCCTCGCGGGCGTCTGGTCCAGCGCGGACTCCAACCGGGCCGCGGCCGAGGTCTCGCTGCAGGAGCTCTCCGCCCTCGCCGCCACCGCCGGGTCCGACGTCCTCGCGGGCGTCATGCAACGCCGGGCCACCCCCGACGTCGCGACCTACCTCGGCTCCGGCAAGGCCGCGGCGCTCGCCGACCTCGTCGCCGCGGAGGGGGCCGACACCGTCATCTGCGACGGTGAGCTGTCCGCCTCGCAGCGTCGTGGTCTCGAGGACATCGTCAAGGTGAAGGTCGTCGACCGGACGGCCGTCATCCTCGACATCTTCGCCCAGCACGCCAAGAGCCGGGAGGGCAAGGCGCAGGTCGAGCTCGCCCAGCTCGAGTACCTGCTCCCGCGCCTGCGCGGTTGGGGTGAGTCGATGTCGCGCCAGGCCGGTGGTCGGGTCGCCGGCGGTGCGGGGATCGGTTCCCGTGGTCCTGGTGAGACGAAGATCGAGCTGGACCGTCGCCGCATCCGCAACCGGATGGCCAAGCTGCGCCGCGAGATCAAGGGCATGGGGACGGCGCGCGACGAGAAGCGCTCGCTGCGCCACGCCCGGGCGGTGCCGTCGGTGTCCATCGCCGGCTACACCAACGCGGGGAAGTCCTCGCTGCTGAACCGGCTCACGGGAGCGGGTGTCCTCGTCGAGAACGCCCTGTTCGCGACGCTGGACCCCACCGTCCGGCGGGCCCAGACGCCCGAGGGGCGGCCGTACACGCTGGCCGACACCGTGGGGTTCGTCCGCTCGCTGCCGCACCAGCTCGTCGAGGCGTTCCGCTCGACGCTGGAGGAGGTGGCGGAGTCCGACCTCGTGCTGCACGTCGTCGACGGGTCCCACCCGGACCCCGAGGGTCAGCTCGCGGCGGTCCGGAGCGTCCTCGCGGACGTGAACGCGCAGGACGTCCCGGAGCTCGTCGCCATCAACAAGGCGGACGTGGCCGACCCCGAGGTCCTGCAGCGCCTGCTGCGCAAGGAGAAGAACTCCATCGCGGTCTCGGCGCGCACCGGGGAGGGGATCGAGGAGCTCCTCGCCCGCGTCTCCTCGATGCTGCCGGTGCCCGACGTGGAGATGGACGTGGTCGTGCCCTACGACCGCGGTGAGCTGGTCAACCGGGTCCACACCACCGGTCAGGTGCTCTCCGAGGAGCACACCGCCGAGGGGACCCGGATGCTGGCCCGGGTGCGTCCGCGACTCGCGGCCGAGCTCGAGCAGTACAAGCTGTCCCGCACAGCGTGA
- a CDS encoding class I SAM-dependent methyltransferase, with amino-acid sequence MSPEHYFSAQPATADERRELDVRLAGRELSVTTARGVFSADHVDQGTSVLLPLIQDDDAPGDVLDLGCGWGPIALSLALQRPHQVVHAVDVNERALDLVRLNASHLGVTVRASLPDAVDPDLRFTEIWSNPPIRVGKEALHELLLRWLPRLAPGGVAHLVVQKNLGSDSLHKWLESGVLPGTSTTRTTTSKGFRVLSLRSSG; translated from the coding sequence GTGTCCCCCGAGCACTACTTCTCCGCCCAGCCCGCCACCGCCGACGAACGGCGTGAGCTCGACGTGCGGCTGGCCGGGCGCGAGCTGAGCGTCACCACGGCGCGCGGGGTGTTCAGCGCGGACCACGTCGACCAGGGCACGTCCGTCCTGCTGCCGCTGATCCAGGACGACGACGCCCCCGGGGACGTCCTCGACCTCGGCTGCGGGTGGGGCCCGATCGCGCTGTCGCTGGCCCTGCAGCGCCCCCACCAGGTGGTGCACGCCGTGGACGTCAACGAACGGGCCCTGGACCTGGTGCGGCTGAACGCCTCGCACCTCGGGGTGACGGTGCGGGCGAGCCTGCCCGACGCCGTCGACCCGGACCTGCGGTTCACCGAGATCTGGTCGAACCCGCCGATCCGCGTCGGCAAGGAGGCGCTGCACGAGCTGCTGCTGCGCTGGCTACCGCGCCTGGCCCCCGGTGGGGTCGCACACCTGGTGGTGCAGAAGAACCTCGGCTCGGACTCGCTGCACAAGTGGCTGGAGTCCGGGGTGCTGCCCGGGACGAGCACGACCCGCACGACGACGTCGAAGGGGTTCCGCGTCCTGTCGCTCAGGTCGTCAGGCTGA
- the dapF gene encoding diaminopimelate epimerase, translated as MSEPREGLAFTKGHGTENDFVLVADPDDSWDPSPALVAAICDRRAGIGADGLIRAVRDTSGAAAWFMDYRNSDGSIAEMCGNGIRVFAEFLLQNRLLPADAGDGRWFDVATRAGVKRLRRELDGQWTADMGSWKLTGGERALNRGADALVHVAGLDGVARPALSVDLGNPHTVVALAEQDELAAADLTSAPVVEPVPAQGTNVELVVPLTAFDITGDDVPDIAEITMRVHERGSGETRSCGTGACAAALAVRAWAGEGAPAVWRVDVPGGTLVVTVGADSTLTGGTVWLSGPAELVATGVLSLSLTT; from the coding sequence GTGAGCGAACCGCGAGAGGGACTGGCCTTCACCAAGGGCCACGGCACCGAGAACGACTTCGTCCTGGTCGCCGACCCCGACGATTCGTGGGACCCGAGCCCCGCCCTCGTCGCCGCGATCTGCGACCGCCGCGCCGGGATCGGTGCCGACGGCCTCATCCGGGCCGTCCGCGACACCTCCGGGGCCGCCGCGTGGTTCATGGACTACCGCAACAGCGACGGCTCGATCGCGGAGATGTGCGGCAACGGGATCCGCGTCTTCGCGGAGTTCCTCCTGCAGAACCGTCTGCTGCCGGCCGACGCGGGCGACGGACGCTGGTTCGACGTCGCGACCCGGGCCGGGGTGAAGCGGCTGCGCCGTGAGCTCGACGGCCAGTGGACCGCCGACATGGGGTCCTGGAAGCTGACCGGTGGCGAACGAGCGCTGAACCGCGGTGCCGACGCCCTCGTCCACGTCGCCGGCCTCGACGGGGTCGCCCGTCCCGCGCTCTCCGTCGACCTCGGCAACCCGCACACCGTCGTCGCGCTCGCCGAGCAGGACGAGCTCGCCGCCGCCGACCTCACCTCGGCCCCCGTGGTGGAGCCCGTCCCGGCGCAGGGCACCAACGTCGAACTCGTCGTCCCGCTCACCGCCTTCGACATCACCGGCGACGACGTGCCCGACATCGCCGAGATCACCATGCGCGTGCACGAACGCGGCTCGGGGGAGACCCGCTCCTGCGGCACCGGCGCCTGCGCCGCGGCGCTCGCCGTCCGCGCCTGGGCCGGCGAGGGAGCGCCCGCGGTGTGGCGCGTCGACGTCCCGGGCGGAACGCTCGTCGTCACCGTCGGCGCCGACTCCACCCTCACCGGCGGCACGGTCTGGCTGTCCGGACCGGCCGAGCTCGTCGCGACCGGCGTGCTCTCCCTCAGCCTGACGACCTGA
- the miaA gene encoding tRNA (adenosine(37)-N6)-dimethylallyltransferase MiaA, producing MGQSNVPLIAITGPTASGKSDVGVALAQLLEGDGEVVNADAMQLYRGMDIGTAKLTGAEMRGVRHHLLDVLDVTQTAEVATYQAQARDTFAQVRDRGHVPVLVGGSGLYVRAALDDLRFPGTDPVVRARWEAELEAVGPHTLHAHLADRDPDAAAKILPGNGRRIVRALEVGEITGRPFAASLPEQTYLEPALQIGLAVPREQLDARIDARVERMWAAGLVEEVRALEGRGLRDGLTAGRALGYAQVLDAFDGKTTEDEARELTARLTRRFARKQESWFRRDPRVHWLEAPDGADPGDLARRVLQLLPVASPA from the coding sequence GTGGGCCAGTCGAACGTTCCCCTGATCGCGATCACCGGTCCCACCGCCTCGGGCAAGTCCGACGTCGGGGTCGCGCTGGCCCAGCTCCTCGAGGGCGACGGGGAGGTCGTCAACGCCGACGCCATGCAGCTCTACCGCGGGATGGACATCGGTACCGCGAAGCTCACCGGGGCCGAGATGCGGGGGGTCCGCCACCACCTGCTCGACGTCCTCGACGTCACCCAGACCGCCGAGGTCGCGACGTACCAGGCGCAGGCGCGGGACACCTTCGCGCAGGTCCGCGACCGCGGTCACGTCCCCGTGCTCGTCGGCGGCTCCGGCCTCTACGTCCGGGCCGCCCTGGACGACCTGCGCTTCCCCGGCACCGACCCCGTCGTCCGCGCCCGCTGGGAAGCCGAGCTCGAGGCCGTCGGCCCGCACACCCTGCACGCCCACCTCGCCGACCGCGATCCCGACGCCGCGGCGAAGATCCTGCCCGGCAACGGCCGACGGATCGTGCGGGCCCTGGAGGTCGGCGAGATCACCGGCCGGCCCTTCGCCGCGTCCCTGCCCGAGCAGACCTACCTCGAACCCGCCCTCCAGATCGGCCTCGCCGTCCCGCGGGAGCAGCTCGACGCCCGCATCGACGCCCGCGTCGAGCGGATGTGGGCCGCCGGACTCGTCGAGGAGGTCCGCGCGCTGGAGGGGCGGGGGTTGCGGGACGGGCTGACCGCCGGTCGGGCGCTGGGCTACGCGCAGGTCCTCGACGCCTTCGACGGGAAGACCACCGAGGACGAGGCCCGCGAGCTCACGGCACGACTCACCCGCCGCTTCGCCCGCAAGCAGGAGTCCTGGTTCCGTCGCGACCCCCGGGTGCACTGGCTGGAGGCCCCCGACGGGGCCGACCCGGGCGACCTCGCCCGCCGGGTGCTGCAACTGCTCCCCGTAGCATCTCCCGCGTGA
- a CDS encoding antitoxin, with protein MGTMDFLKGKINEATEQAKDVAEQALHKAGGFAAEHSGKAEGAIGKAGEFVNARTDGKYADKVVKVSDLARKGVDKAADQAPPSSLPGGGTPMSGGTSSVGTPMTGPVR; from the coding sequence ATGGGAACCATGGACTTCCTCAAGGGCAAGATCAACGAGGCCACCGAGCAGGCCAAGGACGTCGCCGAACAAGCGCTCCACAAGGCCGGCGGGTTCGCGGCCGAGCACTCGGGCAAGGCCGAGGGGGCCATCGGCAAGGCCGGTGAGTTCGTGAACGCCCGGACCGACGGCAAGTACGCCGACAAGGTCGTCAAGGTCAGCGACCTCGCCCGCAAGGGGGTCGACAAGGCCGCCGACCAGGCGCCGCCGTCGTCGCTGCCCGGCGGCGGCACCCCGATGAGCGGTGGGACGAGTTCGGTCGGCACCCCGATGACCGGGCCCGTGCGATGA